The following are encoded in a window of Mycolicibacterium tusciae JS617 genomic DNA:
- a CDS encoding lycopene cyclase domain-containing protein, whose amino-acid sequence MDRWQYLLVLAACLMITAPLEFLGPGVYRYTKRTALAVLPVAAVFVVWDLIAISAHVWSYNPQFVTGLTLPGRLPVEELLFFVVIPLCGLLTYNAVDGLLGRIRVHRTRARQEQ is encoded by the coding sequence ATGGACCGCTGGCAGTATCTGCTCGTTCTCGCGGCATGCCTGATGATCACTGCGCCGCTGGAGTTTCTCGGTCCCGGCGTGTATCGCTACACCAAACGCACTGCCCTTGCGGTGCTTCCGGTGGCCGCCGTCTTCGTGGTGTGGGATCTGATCGCCATCTCAGCCCATGTGTGGTCGTACAACCCGCAGTTCGTCACGGGGCTGACCCTCCCCGGGCGGCTGCCCGTAGAGGAACTGCTTTTCTTCGTGGTTATACCGCTGTGCGGGTTGCTGACCTACAACGCCGTCGACGGCCTTCTCGGACGAATCCGCGTCCACCGAACCAGGGCGAGGCAGGAGCAGTGA